Proteins encoded in a region of the Canis lupus familiaris isolate Mischka breed German Shepherd chromosome 1, alternate assembly UU_Cfam_GSD_1.0, whole genome shotgun sequence genome:
- the LOC100687983 gene encoding LOW QUALITY PROTEIN: annexin A2-like isoform X3 (The sequence of the model RefSeq protein was modified relative to this genomic sequence to represent the inferred CDS: deleted 2 bases in 1 codon), translating to MSTVHEILCKLSLEGDHFTPLSAYRSVKAYTNFDAERDALNIETAIKTKGVDEITIVNILTNRSNEQRQDIAIAYQRRTKKELASALKSALAGHLETVILGLLKTPAQYYASELKASMKGLETDEDSLIEIICSRTNQELQEINRVYKDLYKTDLEKDIISDTSDDFCKLMVALAKGRRAEDGSVINYELIDQDAQDLYDAGMKRKGTDVPKWISIMTERSVCHLQKIFERYKSYCPYDMLESIKKEVKGDLENAFLNLVQCVQNKPLYFADQLYDSMKGKGTHDKVLIRIMVSHSEMDMLKIRSEFKRKYGKYLYYYIQQDTKGDYQKALLYLCGREDRSPSRHECLRVVPLCLQFHLGCSPATLSSWTRHYPMMENTCVRVLEDREEEVVLCLQTVGCGSLNGWGLATGKDCRCGHGLQVKNTTCEGLWGAASQQPMGTTLKSFPCIQNNLVL from the exons ATGTCTACTGTTCACGAAATTCTCTGCAAGCTCAGCTTGGAGGGTGATCATTTCACACCCCTGAGTGCATACAGGTCGGTCAAAGCATACACCAATTTTGATGCTGAGCGTGATGCTCTGAACATTGAAACAGCCATCAAGACCAAAGGTGTGGATGAGATCACCATTGTCAACATTTTGACCAACCGCAGCAATGAACAG AGACAGGACATTGCCATTGCCTACCAGAGAAGGACCAAAAAGGAACTTGCATCAGCATTGAAGTCAGCCTTGGCCGGCCACCTGGAGACTGTGATTTTGGGCCTATTGAAAACACCTGCTCAGTACTACGCTTCTGAACTGAAAGCCTCCATGAAGGGGCTGGAGACTGATGAGGACTCCCTCATTGAGATCATCTGCTCAAGGACCAACCAAGAACTTCAGGAAATTAACAGAGTCTAC aaagacctctacAAGACCGATCTGGAGAAGGACATCATTTCTGACACATCTGATGACTTCTGCAAGCTGATGGTTGCCCTTGCAAAGGGTAGAAGAGCAGAGGATGGCTCTGTCATCAATTATGAACTGATTGACCAAGATGCCCAGGATCTCTATGATGCTGGAATGAAGAGGAAAGGAACTGATGTGCCCAAATGGATCAGCATCATGACTGAGAGGAGTGTGTGTCACctccagaaaatatttgaaaggtacAAGAGCTACTGCCCTTATGACATGCTGGAGAGCATCAAGAAGGAGGTCAAAGGAGACCTGGAAAATGCTTTCCTGAACCTGGTCCAGTGCGTTCAGAATAAGCCCCTGTATTTTGCTGACCAACTGTACGACTCCATGAAGGGCAAGGGGACTCATGATAAAGTCCTGATTAGAATCATGGTCTCTCACAGTGAAATGGACATGTTGAAAATTAGGTCTGAATTCAAGAGAAAGTACGGCAAGTACCTGTACTACTACATCCAGCAAGACACCAAGGGCGACTACCAGAAAGCACTGCTGTACCTGTGTGGCAGGGAGGACAGAAGCCCATCACGGCATGAGTGTCTAAGAGTGGTGCCCCTTTGTTTGCAG TTCCACCTTGGATGCAGCCCTGCCACTTTGTCCTCTTGGACCAGACACTACCCCATGATGGAGAACACCTGTGTGCGTGTGTTGGAGGACAGGGAAGAGGAGGTGGTGCTGTGCCTGCAAACAGTGGGCTGTGGATCATTAAACGGCTGGGGGTTGGCCACAGGTAAGGACTGCAGGTGTGGGCACGGTCTGCAAGTGAAGAATACCACATGCGAGGGGCTCTGGGGAGCAGCCTCCCAGCAGCCCATGGGAACTACTTTGAAGAGTTTCCCTTGCATTCAAAACAACCTAGTGCTCTGA